Proteins found in one Triticum urartu cultivar G1812 chromosome 4, Tu2.1, whole genome shotgun sequence genomic segment:
- the LOC125550887 gene encoding heavy metal-associated isoprenylated plant protein 23-like, protein MGGTLRFLSDVLLGSSSQRRHSKKRRQFNTVELKVKMDCDGCELKIRNTLANMKGAQSVEINRKQHKVTVKGFVEPQRVLRRVQSTGKRAELWPYVPYTNPYMPPVYDKRAPAGHVRKVEGAMPVSAGQEERLATLFSDDNPNACSVM, encoded by the exons ATGGGAGGCACCCTGCGTTTCCTGTCGGATGTGCTGCTAGGTAGCAGCAGCCAGAGGCGGCACAGCAAGAAGCGGAGGCAGTTCAACACGGTGGAGCTCAAGGTGAAGATGGACTGCGACGGCTGCGAGCTCAAGATCCGGAACACCCTCGCCAACATGAAAG GTGCTCAGTCGGTGGAGATCAACCGGAAGCAGCACAAGGTGACGGTGAAGGGGTTCGTGGAGCCGCAGCGTGTGCTGAGGAGAGTCCAGTCGACGGGGAAGCGGGCCGAGCTCTGGCCGTACGTGCCTTACACAAACCCCTACATGCCGCCGGTGTACGACAAGCGGGCTCCCGCCGGCCACGTGCGCAAGGTGGAAGGTGCCATGCCGGTctccgccggccaggaggagcgCCTCGCCACGCTCTTCAGCGATGACAACCCAAACGCCTGCTCCGTCATGTAG